A part of Anser cygnoides isolate HZ-2024a breed goose chromosome 15, Taihu_goose_T2T_genome, whole genome shotgun sequence genomic DNA contains:
- the RBBP6 gene encoding E3 ubiquitin-protein ligase RBBP6 isoform X7, translating to MSCVHYKFSSKLNYDTVTFDGLHISLCDLKRQIMAREKLKAADCDLQITNAQTKEEYTDDNALIPKNSSVIVRRIPIGGVKATSKTYVISRTEPVSGTSKAIDDSSASISLAQLTKTANLAEANASEEDKIKAMMSQSGHEYDPINYMKKPLGPPPPSYTCFRCGKPGHYIKNCPTNGDKNFESVPRIKKSTGIPRSFMMEVKDPNTKGAMLTNTGKYAIPTIDAEAYAIGKKEKPPFLPEDPSSSSEEDDPIPDELLCLICKDIMTDAVVIPCCGNSYCDECIRTALLESEEHTCPTCHQTDVSPDALIANKFLRQAVNNFKNETGYTKRLRKIQQQQQQQPPPPPPPPPPLMRQTITRNLQPLMRPTISRQQDPLMIPLASLSSHSAALAPGQPVAAALPVNPSSVIVSDLPPAVSLSLRAEKPDGPFHDADAVIPPALMTAAELSKSSPLSISSLLEEKGYQVPVLRQPALQSLLGPQGQSIPTTGHPMRAGTIRSAGGRPGWELSSNRGRPHSERTQRTQAPTLPASAPVFVPVPPPPLYPPPPHALPLPPGVPPPQFPPQFPPGQPPSAGYTVPPPGYPPAPANMSSAWVPTAVPTAHSNTIPTTQAPPLSREEFYREQRRLKEESKSPYSASSYSRSSYTYSKSRSGSSRSRSYSRSFSRSHSRSYSRSPPYPRRGKGKSRNYRSRSRSHGYHRSRSRSPPYRRYHSRSRSPVFRGQSPTKRTIPQGEGEREYFNRYREVPPYDIKAYYGRSVDFRDPFEKERYREWERNYREWYEKFYKGYAVGAQPRPPVNRENFSPDRFGPPGTRRENSPYARGRREDYAGGQSHRNRNIAGNYPEKLSGRESHGIKDPTKSKEKEVENPLGDGKGNKHKKHRKRRKGDENEGFPTAELLDSARKPREPGTAEDVKTDSLFMLPSRDDATPVRDEPMEADSIAFKPVSEKEKKEKDKPKAKIDKAKRKAEVAAPPKKDNIIKPAKASQEKVDADREKSPRIEPPVKKVKEELPKADSVKTSSSQKDEKATGTPRKVHPKVTKDHPETRPAKEEKTKKDHTKEIKSEKPSNKEDKSKKTVEKGKPSDAKAEKRKRKADEKVDKEHEATSIKASKPESAESKTSPKGKTEPDGEKGERTPEKDKSAFLTTPAKKIKLNRETGKKIVSGENVPPVKEPVEKAEPSSSKVKQEKVKGKARRKVTAADGSGSTLVDYTSTSSTGGSPVRKSEEKPDTKRTVIKTMEEYNNDITAPAEDVIIMIQVPQSKWDKDDFESEEEDIKSTQPPSNIGKPASVVKNVSSKPSNPVKHNEKETELLEKTQKTTKELSYESSQHDAKSSKSSMSNEKGKTKERDHSLSDKDASEKRKSSVQPEKDHSERATEQGNGKNISQSSKDGRSSDKHDSGRGSTAKDFTPNRDKKSDHDSNREHSSSKRRDEKSELARRKDSPSRNRESTSGQKSKPRDERAESSKKGTGDSKRSSYSPPRDRKQSDHKTTHDSKRSLEEHKPLDKNSGKEKEKEKEKEKEKEKEKEKEKEKEKEKEKEKEKEKEKEKEKEKEKEKEKEKEKEKEKEKEKEKEREKEKEKEKEREKEKEKEREKEKEKEKEKEKEKEKEREKEKEKEKEKEKEKEKEKEKEREREKEREKEKEKEREKEKEKEKEKEKEKEKEREKEKEKEREKEKEKEEKEKEKDKHVSEIKSNKEKELGCNKPPLRQESPDAKNEKENMTGQNDKTGVKPKPQVSNPSRLSSDPTRETDEAAFVPDYNESDSESNVSAKDEETVGKNSKELKEKAVDKVKEDTAAPATVDQPEAGRSQSQSSPSVSRSRSQSPSESQTRSHSSSASSGESQDSKKKKKKKEKKKHKKHKKHKKHKKHTGNESELEKSQKHKHKKKKSKKSKDKEKDDQKVKSVTI from the exons aatacaCAGACGATAATGCCCTGATTCCTAAGAACTCGTCAGTAATTGTTAGAAGAATCCCTATTGGAGGAGTTAAAGCTACCAGCAAAACATACGTTAT aaGTCGAACTGAACCAGTGAGTGGAACATCAAAAGCA attgatgactcttctgCATCTATTTCTCTGGCCCAGCTTACtaag ACTGCCAATCTGGCTGAAGCCAATGCTTCCgaagaagataaaataaaagctatgaTGTCACAGTCTGGCCATGAATATGATCCAATCAA TTACATGAAGAAACCCTTGGGTCCACCTCCACCATCATATACTTGCTTTCGTTGTGGAAAACCTGGCCACTATATCAAGAACTGCCCAACAAATGGG GACAAAAATTTTGAGTCCGTTCCCAGGATTAAAAAGAGCACAGGAATTCCCAGAAGTTTCATGATGGAAGTGAAAGATCCTAACACAAAGGGTGCTATGCTaacaaacactggaaaatatgCAATACCAACAATTGATGC ggAAGCTTATGCtataggaaagaaagagaagcctCCTTTCTTGCCAGAGgatccatcctcctcctctgaaGAAGATGATCCTATTCCAGATGAGTTGTTGTGTCTGATTTGTAAAGATATAATGACAGATGCGGTTGTTATTCCCTGCTGTGGAAACAGTTACTGTGATGAAT GTATCAGAACAGCATTACTGGAATCTGAGGAACATACATGCCCAACATGTCATCAAACAGATGTGTCTCCTGATGCTTTAATTGCCAACAAGTTCTTACGCCAG GCTGTGAACAACTTCAAAAATGAAACTGGCTACACCAAAAGACTCCGTAAGATtcagcagcaacaacagcagcagccgccaccaccgccaccacctccaccaccactgATGAGACAAACAATAACACGCAACCTGCAGCCTCTAATGAGGCCAACAATTTCCAGACAGCAAGATCCACTAATGATTCCATTAGCTTCTCTGTCTTCTCATTCTGCTGCTTTGGCCCCTGGTCAGCCTGTGGCAGCTGCGCTGCCAGTAAATCCGTCTTCTGTCATTGTCTCTGATCTCCCTCCAGCAGTGTCGCTGTCTCTCCGCGCTGAAAAGCCAGATGGACCTTTTCA tgatGCAGATGCTGTTATACCTCCTGCTCTGATGACCGCCGCTGAACTTTCTAAATCTTCCCCTCTGTCAATCAGCAGTTTGTTGGAAGAAAAg GGTTATCAGGTTCCTGTACTAAGACAACCAGCATTACAAAGTCTTCTGGGCCCACAAGGACAATCAATACCCACAACTG GTCATCCCATGAGAGCCGGTACAATTCGCTCGGCAGGCGGCAGGCCAGGTTGGGAACT AAGTTCAAATCGAGGACGCCCGCATAGTGAACGTACACAAAGGACTCAGGCCCCAACACTGCCAGCATCAGCACCAGTCTTTGTGCCTGTGCCTCCACCTCCCTTGTATCCTCCACCTCCCCATGCACTTCCTCTTCCACCGGGGGTACCGCCACCACAGTTTCCTCCTCAGTTTCCACCTGGTCAGCCTCCATCAGCTGGGTACACTGTCCCCCCTCCAGGATatcccccagctcctgcaaaCATGTCATCAGCTTGGGTACCAACAGCAGTACCAACGGCTCATTCAAATACCATCCCAACGACACAAGCACCTCCTTTATCTAGGGAGGAGTTTTACAGAGAACAACGGAGACTTAAAGAGGA gtccAAGTCTCCCTATAGTGCTTCATCTTACTCTAGAAGTTCATATACCTACTCCAAGTCAAGATCAGGTTCTTCCCGCTCCCGCTCCTACTCTCGATCATTTAGTCGTTCCCATTCTCGTTCCTACTCGCGATCTCCTCCGTATCCAAGAAGAGGCAAAGGGAAGAGTCGTAACTATCGTTCTAGGTCAAGGTCACATGGTTATCACCGTTCAAGGTCAAGGTCACCTCCATACAGAAGATACCATTCTCGATCAAGGTCTCCAGTATTTAGAGGCCAGTCTCCCACTAAACGGACTATACCgcaaggggaaggagaaagggagtaTTTTAACAGATACAGAGAAGTTCCACCATACGATATAAAAGCTTACTATGGCAGATCTGTTGACTTCAGAGAtccttttgaaaaggaaagataCAGAGAATGGGAAAGGAACTATAGAGAATGGTATGAAAAGTTCTACAAGGGCTATGCTGTTGGTGCTCAACCTCGACCTCCAGTAAATAGAGAGAACTTTTCTCCAGATAGGTTTGGTCCACCTGGAACCAGACGAGAGAATTCGCCATATGCTCGGGGACGTAGGGAGGATTATGCTGGTGGGCAGAGCCATAGAAATCGTAATATAGCTGGAAATTACCCTGAAAAACTTTCTGGAAGAGAGAGCCATGGTATAAAAGATCCTACAAAGTCAAAAGAGAAGGAGGTTGAAAATCCATTGGGAGATggcaaaggaaataaacataaaaaacaccggaagaggagaaaaggggatGAGAATGAAGGATTTCCCACTGCTGAGTTGTTAGACAGTGCAAGAAAACCAAGAGAACCAGGTACAGCAGAAGATGTTAAAACAGACTCTCTGTTCATGCTCCCAAGTAGAGATGATGCCACACCCGTGAGAGATGAACCTATGGAAGCAGATTCTATTGCTTTCAAACCAGTGTCcgaaaaggagaaaaaagagaaggataagccaaaagcaaaaatagaCAAGGCAAAACGGAAAGCAGAAGTGGCTGCTCCTCCTAAAAAAGACAATATAATAAAACCAGCTAAAGCTTCCCAAGAGAAGGTGGACGCCGATCGTGAAAAATCACCTCGAATAGAACCTCCTGTGAAAAAAGTGAAGGAAGAGTTGCCAAAGGCAGACAGTGTTAAAACGTCTTCCTCTCAAAAGGATGAGAAGGCTACTGGTACACCACGGAAAGTTCATCCAAAAGTGACAAAGGATCACCCGGAAACCAGACCAgccaaggaagaaaagacaaagaaggaCCATACAAAAGAAATCAAGTCAGAGAAACCCTCCAACAAAGAGGACAAGTCaaaaaaaactgttgaaaaagGCAAACCTTCTGatgcaaaagctgaaaaaagaaaaagaaaagcagatgaaaaggTTGATAAAGAACACGAAGCAACTTCGATAAAGGCCTCTAAACCAGAAAGTGCTGAATCAAAAACATCACCAAAGGGAAAAACTGAACCTGATggtgaaaaaggagagagaactCCAGAAAAGGATAAATCTGCTTTTCTTACCACTCCTGCAAAAAAGATTAAACTTAACCGAGAAACTGGCAAAAAGATTGTGAGTGGAGAAAATGTGCCACCTGTGAAAGAACCTGTCGAGAAAGCTGagccaagcagcagcaaagttaaacaagaaaaagtgaaaggaaaagcGAGAAGAAAAGTAACAGCAGCTGATGGATCTGGTTCAACTCTTGTAGATTATACCAG tacAAGTTCTACTGGAGGAAGCCCTGTTAGAAAGTCTGAAGAGAAGCCAGATACAAAACGAACTGTCATCAAGACAATGGAGGAGTATAATAATGATATAACTGCTCCTGCTGAAGATGTCATTATTATGATCCAGGTTCCTCAGTCGAAGTGGGATAAGGATGACTTTGAGTCTGAAGAGGAAGACATTAAATCTACCCAGCCTCCTTCAAACATAGGAAAACCTGCTAGTGTAGTAAAAAATGTGAGTAGTAAGCCTTCAAATCCTGTAAAACACAACGAAAAAGAGACTGAGCTTttggagaaaacacagaaaactacAAAAGAGTTGAGTTATGAAAGCTCCCAGCATGATGCAAAAAGTTCAAAAAGTTCGATGTcaaatgaaaaagggaaaaccaaAGAGCGAGATCATTCTCTGTCAGACAAGGATGCTTCTGAGAAGAGAAAGAGCAGTGTTCAGCCAGAAAAAGACCACTCAGAACGTGCAACTGaacaaggaaatggaaaaaatatttctcaatcTTCCAAAGATGGTAGATCTTCAGACAAACATGATTCTGGCCGTGGATCCACTGCTAAAGACTTTACTCCTAACCGAGACAAAAAATCTGACCATGATAGCAACAGAGAGCATTCTAGTTCCAAGCGTAGGGATGAAAAAAGTGAATTAGCAAGGAGAAAAGACTCCCCTTCTCGAAACAGAGAATCTACATCAGGACAAAAAAGTAAACCAAGAGATGAACGAGCAGAGTCCTCCAAAAAGGGCACTGGAGATTCCAAAAGGAGCAGCTACAGTCCTCCACGTGACCGAAAGCAGTCAGATCACAAAACTACTCATGATTCCAAGCGTTCATTAGAGGAGCACAAACCTCTAGATAAAAATTCAGgtaaggaaaaggagaaggagaaagaaaaggaaaaggagaaggagaaagaaaaggagaaggagaaggagaaagaaaaggagaaggagaaggagaaagagaaagaaaaggagaaggagaaggagaaagaaaaggagaaggagaaggagaaagaaaaggaaaaggaaaaagaaaaggaaaaggagaaggaaaaggagagggagaaagaaaaagaaaaggagaaggagagggagaaggaaaaggagaaggagagggagaaggaaaaggagaaggagaaggagaaggaaaaggagaaggagaaggagagggagaaagaaaaggagaaggagaaggaaaaggaaaaggagaaggaaaaggaaaaggaaaaggagagagaaagggagaaggagagagagaaggaaaaggagaaggagagagagaaagaaaaggagaaggaaaaggaaaaggagaaagaaaaggagaaggagagggagaaggaaaaggagaaggagagggagaaagaaaaggagaaggaggagaaagaaaaggagaaggacaAGCACGTGTCTGAAATAAAgagcaataaagaaaaagagttgGGTTGCAATAAGCCACCTTTGAGACAAGAATCACCAgatgcaaaaaatgaaaaagaaaacatgactgGACAAAACGATAAAACTGGTGTCAAGCCTAAGCCTCAGGTAAGCAACCCCTCACGGCTGTCTTCTGATCCAACTCGAGAAACTGATGAGGCTGCATTTGTACCAGACTACAATGAAAGTGACAGTGAAAGTAATGTATCTGCAAAAGATGAGGAAACTGTAGGAAAAAATTCTaaagaattgaaagaaaaagctgttgaTAAGGTTAAAGAGGATACAGCAGCACCTGCCACAGTTGACCAGCCTGAAGCAGGCAGAAGTCAAAGTCAAAGCAGCCCCAGTGTTAGCCGCAGTCGTAGTCAAAGCCCTTCAGAGAGTCAAACTCGAAgccacagcagcagtgccagctcAGGAGAGAGTcaagacagcaagaaaaagaaaaagaagaaagagaagaagaagcacaagaaacacaaaaaacataAGAAGCATAAGAAACACACTGGAAATGAATCAGAATTGGAGAAAAgccaaaaacacaaacacaagaagaaaaaatcaaagaagAGCAAAGATAAAGAGAAAGATGACCAAAAAGTTAAATCTGTCACTATATAG